In the genome of Spirochaetia bacterium, one region contains:
- a CDS encoding adenosine kinase, protein MKSQQAVVYGIGNTLVDIITRVAEEDLMTLGLSKGAMQLIDGSFREKLLRFIEGKPVTYSCGGSAANTLIALSQFNVCTILAGKVGRDTHGNLYHDRLGQFNIIDQLRDCNQSTGSSIILDTPDSERTMNTYLCANREFNETDVDFDSVRRADYFYFTGYMWDTDNQKKAIQKVLDYCKTEGTAIVFDVADPFAVQRYKEEFLYLIDHYCDVVFANRDESRILLGCDDVVGCCSRLGQLCPTAVVKNGVHGSVICDKGKIYQIPVAGSIHPVDTTGAGDMYAAGFLLGLCRNCTIEACGNIASLLAGQIISQTGAQFTEVNLEVAKEKLTELSLI, encoded by the coding sequence ATGAAATCACAGCAAGCTGTAGTGTATGGTATTGGCAATACACTGGTAGATATCATTACCCGGGTAGCAGAGGAAGATCTCATGACTTTGGGGTTGTCAAAGGGCGCAATGCAGTTGATAGATGGAAGCTTTCGTGAAAAATTGCTCCGATTCATAGAAGGCAAACCGGTTACCTATTCCTGCGGAGGTTCAGCGGCAAACACACTGATTGCACTTTCCCAGTTCAATGTATGTACCATACTTGCAGGAAAGGTCGGCAGGGATACACACGGAAATCTTTATCATGACCGATTGGGACAATTCAATATCATAGACCAGCTGAGAGACTGTAACCAATCTACCGGCAGTTCCATCATTCTTGATACACCGGATTCAGAACGTACCATGAATACCTATCTATGCGCCAACCGTGAGTTCAATGAAACTGATGTGGATTTTGACAGTGTACGAAGGGCTGATTATTTCTATTTTACAGGCTATATGTGGGATACGGACAACCAGAAGAAAGCTATCCAGAAAGTGCTCGATTATTGCAAAACGGAGGGAACAGCCATTGTATTTGATGTTGCCGATCCTTTTGCTGTTCAAAGATATAAGGAAGAGTTCCTCTATCTGATTGACCATTATTGTGATGTAGTGTTTGCAAATAGGGACGAAAGTAGAATTCTTTTAGGCTGTGATGATGTCGTAGGATGCTGCAGCAGACTTGGACAGTTATGTCCGACAGCTGTAGTAAAAAATGGAGTCCATGGTTCGGTCATCTGTGATAAAGGTAAGATATACCAGATTCCTGTTGCAGGTTCGATACATCCTGTTGATACCACTGGAGCAGGGGATATGTATGCAGCAGGCTTCCTGCTTGGACTATGTCGGAACTGCACGATTGAAGCCTGCGGAAACATTGCTTCCCTACTTGCGGGCCAAATCATTTCCCAAACAGGTGCCCAGTTTACTGAAGTGAATCTTGAGGTTGCAAAGGAAAAGCTTACAGAATTGTCTTTAATCTGA
- a CDS encoding MarR family transcriptional regulator, with protein MRPEDKPIGFTLKLIHDSLQRFANKQLKELDLTLSQDNILDFLIMEKRGKTARIKDLEAHFHLQHSTVVGLVKRLEQKGFVLVGKDKKDRRCTQVSCTQKATEKYEAMSTYRKQLDALMVEHMSKTEAAELARLLEILLANLQGIDR; from the coding sequence ATGCGACCAGAAGACAAACCAATCGGATTCACTCTGAAGCTGATTCACGATTCACTTCAGCGTTTCGCAAACAAGCAGCTGAAAGAACTTGATCTTACGCTTTCCCAGGACAACATACTGGATTTCCTTATAATGGAAAAAAGAGGAAAAACAGCTCGGATAAAAGATTTGGAAGCACATTTCCATCTCCAGCATTCTACGGTCGTCGGATTGGTAAAGCGTCTGGAACAGAAAGGATTCGTACTGGTCGGAAAAGACAAGAAGGATCGTCGTTGTACACAGGTAAGCTGTACACAGAAAGCCACAGAAAAATATGAAGCAATGAGCACGTATCGCAAGCAGCTGGATGCACTGATGGTTGAACACATGAGCAAGACAGAAGCTGCGGAACTGGCCCGATTGCTGGAAATATTGCTGGCTAATCTACAAGGAATTGACAGATGA
- a CDS encoding MATE family efflux transporter, which translates to MIDKERLFLFEKAPIKKSVWELSFPTIVSMLVVVLYNMVDTFFVGQLQDPNKVAAVAVATPVFLFLMAAGNIFGVGGSTFISRALGKKEMDKVKHISSFCFYAGIVTGLAGSLIFLLLGEPILRTAGASDYTIGYASGYLRIIAWGAPLVVISNTFSNLVRGEGAAKTSMRGMLLGTFANIILDPIFILPSFTIGKITIPLIGWGVEGAAFATVLGNVFSVIYYIVFAVSDKSIMSLSLKEFKMRNGIFSGVFLIGLPASLNSVLMSMSNILLNNVLVSYGDIAIAAMGVAMKANMLVIFIQIGLSAGVQPLLGYSYGAGNKERLQATAKYTMKANVLIGFVLSIVYMFVAPTIISVFINNDEVISFGTLMLRALMISPTFLGIMFVNEFAFQAMGKAKESLLLSISRQGFVFIPVLFVAKALAGLNGIILAQPAADIASVFISLWMYRNILRKDPILSQSQR; encoded by the coding sequence ATGATTGACAAGGAACGTTTGTTTTTATTTGAAAAAGCACCGATAAAAAAATCTGTATGGGAGCTGTCATTCCCAACCATCGTAAGCATGCTTGTCGTCGTGCTCTACAACATGGTAGATACATTTTTCGTCGGACAGCTACAGGATCCGAATAAAGTGGCAGCAGTTGCAGTTGCCACCCCTGTATTCCTGTTTCTCATGGCTGCAGGCAATATATTCGGAGTAGGCGGTTCAACTTTCATTTCCCGGGCATTGGGTAAGAAAGAAATGGACAAAGTCAAGCATATCAGTTCCTTTTGCTTCTATGCCGGTATAGTAACCGGTCTGGCAGGTTCCCTCATTTTCCTTCTCCTTGGAGAACCGATATTGAGGACTGCAGGAGCAAGCGACTATACGATAGGATATGCCTCGGGATACCTGAGGATCATTGCATGGGGAGCTCCTCTTGTCGTCATCTCAAATACTTTTTCAAACTTGGTCAGAGGTGAAGGTGCAGCAAAGACTTCCATGCGCGGCATGTTGCTGGGTACCTTTGCCAACATCATACTCGACCCGATATTCATCTTACCCTCCTTTACCATTGGAAAAATAACAATCCCGTTGATCGGATGGGGAGTCGAAGGAGCTGCCTTTGCAACTGTACTCGGTAATGTCTTTTCGGTCATCTACTACATTGTCTTCGCAGTAAGCGACAAATCTATCATGTCTCTTTCACTGAAGGAATTCAAAATGCGCAATGGTATTTTTTCCGGAGTTTTCCTGATAGGTCTGCCGGCTTCCCTCAACAGTGTATTGATGAGCATGAGTAATATCCTGCTTAACAACGTACTTGTTTCCTATGGAGATATCGCTATAGCTGCCATGGGTGTCGCCATGAAAGCCAACATGCTTGTGATATTCATACAGATAGGGCTTTCTGCAGGTGTACAGCCACTACTTGGCTACAGCTACGGAGCAGGAAATAAAGAAAGGTTGCAAGCCACTGCAAAATATACAATGAAGGCAAATGTACTTATCGGCTTTGTTCTTTCCATCGTGTATATGTTCGTAGCACCCACCATAATCAGTGTTTTCATCAATAATGACGAGGTTATTTCCTTCGGTACGCTCATGCTCAGGGCCTTGATGATTTCACCGACATTCCTCGGTATCATGTTTGTCAATGAATTTGCTTTCCAGGCCATGGGCAAGGCAAAGGAATCACTGTTGCTTTCAATCAGCCGTCAAGGATTCGTATTCATCCCTGTACTGTTTGTTGCAAAGGCTCTGGCAGGCCTCAATGGCATCATACTTGCACAGCCCGCTGCAGATATCGCCTCAGTCTTTATTTCCCTGTGGATGTACCGCAACATTCTTAGGAAAGATCCCATCCTCAGCCAGAGTCAACGGTAA
- a CDS encoding HAMP domain-containing histidine kinase, with the protein MTIRHLLDRSFAMVAVVAVTLTTILLIVLTDTYMEKERQQQLQQAETQLVNALKNDKGDPLELKRQEYARILSGFVRMPIKSIAYYDNAGILIARVDAPPGQIGPHQPPVNEQRIQIKDAKGKLSGMIELGVLAYHKVPLLKRLAQSSLFMSYFIAMAIVLALALSLSWLFSRRITDPLEDTAKLAGDLLVDIKELPPPSNIEEVSTIRDTLTDLDSRLRLKRQGRKLLLDELVHQTRTPLTVLKTHLEALEDGLIPYDEREKGILYKEIDSLTVMISNMSSMIDASSETENLQLKEFNLPARLQTIAAGLRPQFEKKGLQLDLDLVEKLHITSDPNVLSQIVYNLLTNSQKYTSSGGKVELGCKKEADAAVIWVRDNGIGISKEDQTHIFEAYFRSARVAGLPGEGIGLYLVGDQIKRLHGKLDVVSELDEGSCFTLKLPLTLAEDGIFPKNVAVHPQGNKD; encoded by the coding sequence TTGACGATACGTCACCTGCTGGATAGAAGTTTTGCCATGGTTGCTGTGGTTGCCGTGACCCTTACAACCATTCTTCTGATTGTACTTACGGATACCTATATGGAGAAAGAACGCCAGCAGCAGCTTCAGCAGGCTGAAACCCAATTGGTGAATGCTCTCAAGAATGACAAGGGCGATCCTTTGGAGCTGAAACGGCAGGAATATGCCAGGATCCTTTCAGGGTTTGTCCGTATGCCGATTAAGTCAATTGCATACTACGATAATGCAGGTATATTGATTGCCAGGGTGGATGCACCTCCTGGGCAGATAGGACCACATCAGCCTCCTGTCAATGAACAGAGAATCCAGATCAAGGATGCAAAAGGTAAGCTATCAGGTATGATTGAGCTAGGTGTACTGGCTTATCATAAAGTACCATTGCTGAAACGTTTGGCACAATCTTCACTTTTCATGAGCTATTTCATAGCTATGGCAATTGTACTGGCGCTTGCTTTGTCTTTGAGCTGGCTGTTTAGCCGTCGTATTACCGATCCCCTGGAAGATACTGCAAAGTTAGCCGGTGACTTGTTGGTGGATATCAAGGAACTGCCTCCTCCAAGCAATATAGAAGAAGTTTCGACCATACGAGACACGCTTACGGACCTTGATTCGCGCCTCAGGCTGAAAAGGCAGGGGCGAAAGCTTTTGCTTGATGAACTGGTCCATCAGACCAGGACTCCTCTGACGGTACTGAAAACGCATCTTGAGGCTCTTGAAGATGGACTGATACCTTATGATGAAAGGGAAAAAGGCATTCTCTATAAGGAAATTGACAGCCTGACAGTAATGATTTCCAATATGAGTTCCATGATTGATGCAAGCAGTGAAACTGAAAATCTCCAGCTGAAGGAATTCAACCTTCCGGCTCGGTTGCAGACAATCGCTGCAGGACTTCGTCCTCAATTTGAGAAGAAAGGGTTGCAACTTGACTTGGATCTTGTTGAGAAGCTTCATATAACAAGTGACCCTAATGTATTGAGCCAAATAGTCTACAACTTGCTTACAAATTCACAGAAATATACTTCCTCAGGTGGAAAAGTTGAACTCGGATGCAAAAAAGAAGCAGATGCGGCTGTTATCTGGGTCAGAGACAATGGCATAGGCATCAGCAAGGAAGACCAGACTCATATTTTTGAAGCATATTTCAGAAGTGCAAGGGTAGCAGGCCTGCCCGGAGAAGGTATAGGCCTGTATCTGGTAGGTGACCAGATCAAGCGCCTCCATGGAAAGTTGGATGTTGTTTCCGAACTTGATGAAGGCTCCTGCTTTACATTGAAGTTACCGTTGACTCTGGCTGAGGATGGGATCTTTCCTAAGAATGTTGCGGTACATCCACAGGGAAATAAAGACTGA
- a CDS encoding response regulator transcription factor: MEYNVLVVEDNEEIRSIVEKYLVRNGYHCTVAEDGFVALEKFSSGEFHLIILDVMMPGIDGFEVLKRIRMTSDVPALFLTAKELETDRLRGFDLGADDYVVKPFSPRELMKRVSVILKRVYKEKAEEVLKYKDLVLDRKSLSASKGGKPIVLTSTEFKLLETFMTHVGYVLSREQLIRDAFGSSYDAYDRNIDTYVKKLRKKIGDDSKAPSFIYTRYGAGYQFGGEA, translated from the coding sequence ATGGAGTATAATGTTTTAGTAGTTGAAGACAATGAAGAGATTCGGTCAATAGTAGAGAAATATTTAGTTCGGAACGGCTATCATTGTACTGTGGCTGAAGATGGTTTTGTTGCATTGGAAAAGTTCAGCAGTGGAGAATTCCATCTGATCATCCTTGATGTCATGATGCCCGGTATAGATGGTTTTGAAGTTCTGAAACGGATTCGTATGACCAGTGATGTCCCGGCTCTTTTCCTGACTGCAAAGGAACTGGAAACTGACCGTCTCAGGGGCTTTGATTTGGGTGCCGATGACTATGTCGTGAAACCTTTCAGTCCCAGGGAACTGATGAAGAGGGTATCCGTCATATTAAAACGGGTATACAAGGAAAAAGCAGAGGAAGTATTGAAATATAAGGATCTTGTACTAGATCGGAAAAGTCTCAGTGCTTCAAAAGGGGGGAAACCCATTGTGCTGACTAGTACCGAATTCAAGCTTCTTGAAACATTTATGACTCATGTAGGGTATGTACTTTCCCGGGAACAGCTGATAAGGGATGCTTTTGGTTCTTCCTATGATGCCTATGATCGTAATATTGATACCTATGTCAAGAAATTGAGAAAAAAGATAGGAGATGATTCCAAAGCTCCTTCCTTTATTTATACCCGATATGGGGCAGGGTATCAATTTGGAGGTGAAGCTTGA
- a CDS encoding glutamine--tRNA ligase/YqeY domain fusion protein encodes MEGEEKKERPLNFIEKIIEDDLANGRVPDNKIVTRFPPEPNGYLHIGHIKSICLNFGLAEKYGGICHLRLDDTNPSKEDNEYIQSIKDDIHWLGFDWKEHEYYASDYYQQLYEIAVRLIEEGKAYVDSLSPEQMKEYRGTLTEPGKNSPDRDRSIEENLRLFQEMKDGKHPEGSYTLRAKIDMASPNINLRDPALYRIKFATHPRTGDKWCIYPMYDFTHPISDAIEGITHSICTLEFEDHRPAYDWATSIDGIDHTPHQYEFARLNINYMLMSKRRLLNLVKLGIVSGWDDPRMPTISGVRRRGYSPESMKDFVSRVGVAKVEGVVDYSLMEFCVREDLNKRAKRLMAILDPIKLVIDNYPVDKVEYFEAENNPENPADGTHLMPFSREVYIEREDFMEVPPRKYHRLYPGNEIRLKYTYYVTATSFEKDADGKVTTVHCTYDPESRGGTTPDGRKVKGTSHWVSAAQAVDAEVRLYDKLFKSEYPGGETGNYLDDLNPDSLIVIPHAKVEPECLKAKVGDYLQFVRNGYFCCDSKDFSPEHPVFNRTVTLKDTWAKMKKKMGIK; translated from the coding sequence ATGGAAGGGGAAGAGAAAAAGGAAAGACCTTTGAACTTCATCGAAAAGATCATTGAGGATGATCTTGCAAACGGTAGGGTCCCGGACAATAAGATTGTCACCAGGTTCCCTCCTGAGCCAAACGGTTATCTTCACATCGGACATATCAAATCAATATGTCTGAATTTTGGCTTGGCAGAGAAATATGGTGGCATATGCCATCTGCGGCTTGATGACACGAACCCAAGTAAAGAAGACAATGAATATATCCAGTCAATCAAGGACGACATTCATTGGCTTGGCTTTGATTGGAAGGAACATGAGTACTATGCATCCGACTACTACCAGCAACTTTACGAAATTGCAGTCAGATTGATAGAAGAAGGAAAAGCATACGTAGATTCCCTGTCCCCTGAACAGATGAAAGAATACAGAGGTACGCTGACTGAACCTGGGAAAAACAGTCCTGACAGAGACAGAAGCATCGAAGAAAACCTTCGTCTCTTCCAGGAAATGAAAGACGGCAAGCATCCGGAAGGCAGTTATACACTGCGGGCAAAGATTGACATGGCAAGTCCGAACATCAACCTGCGTGATCCTGCCCTCTATAGAATCAAGTTTGCCACACATCCCAGGACGGGTGACAAATGGTGTATCTACCCCATGTATGACTTCACCCATCCTATCAGTGACGCCATTGAGGGTATTACCCATTCAATCTGCACACTCGAATTCGAGGACCACAGGCCAGCCTATGATTGGGCTACGTCAATCGACGGAATCGACCATACACCTCACCAGTATGAATTTGCCCGTCTCAACATCAACTACATGCTGATGAGCAAAAGACGGTTGCTGAATCTCGTCAAGCTTGGTATCGTCTCAGGTTGGGATGACCCAAGGATGCCGACGATCAGCGGCGTACGAAGAAGGGGCTATTCTCCTGAATCAATGAAGGATTTTGTCTCTCGGGTTGGAGTTGCGAAAGTCGAGGGTGTCGTAGACTACTCCTTGATGGAATTCTGCGTCCGGGAGGACCTGAACAAACGTGCAAAGCGCCTGATGGCAATCCTTGATCCCATCAAGTTGGTCATCGACAACTATCCAGTAGACAAGGTAGAGTATTTCGAAGCAGAAAACAACCCTGAAAATCCTGCAGATGGTACACATCTGATGCCATTCAGCCGGGAAGTGTATATAGAACGGGAAGACTTCATGGAAGTACCTCCCAGAAAATATCACAGACTTTATCCTGGGAATGAAATAAGGTTGAAGTATACTTACTATGTAACGGCGACAAGTTTCGAAAAAGATGCTGATGGAAAGGTCACAACCGTACATTGTACCTATGATCCTGAAAGCCGCGGCGGTACGACTCCTGACGGTCGCAAGGTCAAAGGGACCAGCCATTGGGTTTCGGCAGCACAGGCCGTCGATGCTGAAGTAAGGCTCTATGACAAATTGTTCAAGAGTGAATACCCTGGCGGAGAAACAGGAAATTATCTGGATGACCTCAACCCGGATTCCCTTATCGTCATCCCTCATGCGAAAGTTGAACCTGAATGCCTCAAGGCAAAAGTCGGAGATTATCTGCAGTTTGTCAGAAACGGCTACTTCTGCTGTGACAGCAAGGATTTTTCACCTGAGCACCCGGTGTTCAACAGAACCGTGACATTGAAGGATACTTGGGCAAAGATGAAGAAAAAGATGGGTATCAAATAA
- a CDS encoding rubrerythrin family protein, producing MELKGSKTEKNLRDAFAGESQARNKYTYYASRARKDGYEQIASLFEETANNEKEHAKLWFKALQENGEVADTATNLKDAAAGENYEWTSMYKQMSEEAAEEGFSKISKLFALVGDIEKTHEERYLTLLKNLDEGIVFSREGDMVWKCANCGHIHVGKKAPAICPVCGHPQSFFELQSKNY from the coding sequence ATGGAATTGAAGGGATCAAAAACTGAAAAGAATCTGAGGGATGCCTTTGCGGGAGAATCCCAGGCACGGAACAAGTATACGTATTATGCTTCCAGGGCTCGCAAGGACGGATATGAGCAGATTGCAAGTCTTTTTGAAGAGACTGCCAACAATGAAAAAGAACATGCCAAACTTTGGTTCAAGGCTCTGCAGGAAAATGGGGAAGTTGCGGATACTGCAACAAACCTCAAGGATGCTGCAGCAGGGGAGAACTATGAATGGACTTCTATGTACAAGCAGATGTCTGAAGAAGCAGCAGAGGAAGGTTTCTCAAAGATTTCCAAGCTGTTTGCTCTTGTCGGTGACATCGAAAAGACACATGAGGAACGCTATCTTACTTTGCTGAAGAACCTTGATGAAGGTATTGTATTTTCACGTGAGGGAGACATGGTATGGAAATGTGCAAATTGCGGGCATATACATGTAGGGAAAAAAGCTCCTGCCATTTGCCCTGTATGTGGACATCCGCAGTCTTTCTTTGAATTGCAATCCAAGAACTATTAG
- a CDS encoding transcriptional repressor, giving the protein MIERRQTIQRDLVYKAVMVLHNHPTAQEVFNHVKVAHPRIGMATVYRNLNLLVEEGRLLKIPVEGGPDRFDATVFEHCHMMCRICKRVVDIDFKPDQIALAKACNATGFRHIDPNLVVSGICPDCYEKTQDKG; this is encoded by the coding sequence ATGATTGAACGACGTCAGACAATTCAAAGGGATTTAGTGTATAAAGCCGTGATGGTTTTACATAACCATCCTACAGCCCAAGAAGTCTTCAACCATGTCAAAGTTGCACATCCAAGGATAGGAATGGCAACTGTTTATCGGAATCTGAACTTGTTGGTTGAAGAAGGGCGTCTGCTGAAAATCCCTGTTGAAGGCGGCCCTGACCGTTTTGATGCAACGGTTTTTGAACATTGCCATATGATGTGCAGAATTTGTAAGCGTGTGGTGGATATCGATTTCAAACCAGACCAGATTGCATTGGCAAAGGCTTGCAATGCCACAGGCTTCCGGCATATTGACCCAAATTTGGTAGTAAGCGGGATTTGTCCCGATTGTTATGAAAAGACCCAGGACAAGGGATAA
- a CDS encoding ABC transporter ATP-binding protein/permease, whose amino-acid sequence MPRPNRGKPSEKPKNIKKTIKRTFHYLRPYRGTLVLVVAAIIVSSVMTVAIGVFLKYLVDDGIMPLIGAQNPDFSYILHLISELALIIAVGIAGMFYYSRTMVVISQEVLRTLRNEMFVHMQSLPIGYFDANGHGDIMSRYTNDIDAMVNMLNQSLPQMFSGSIQVIGVFVAMIVTSWQLTIVVILSILLMLFVTGKVGSLSGKYFSKQQASLGAENAYIEELVSGQQVVKVFTREKEVEAAFDKLNEQLCANTTNANKFANIFMPLVQMLSNFQYAVIAIAGGFMEIHGLAGLTLGMIVSFLQLSQTLARPLGQMSQQINAVVQALAGAERIFALLDEKAEPDNGTVILENVCKGQSGAFQACDEHTGHWAWKKTENGKESFRLLQGDVKLDDVSFSYVPGKPVLRHVDVYAHPGQVVAFVGSTGAGKTTITNLLNRFYEIEQGEITIDGIDVKDISKKDLRHSLGMVLQDTSLFTASVRENIRYGRPDATDAEVEVAARLAGADHFIKLLPLGYETIISGKESNISTGQRQLLAIARAAVADPPIMVLDEATSSIDTRTEALIQAGMNRLMDGRTVFVIAHRLSTVRGSDVIMVLENGQIIEKGTHGQLLEKRGKYYQLYTGKAVLT is encoded by the coding sequence TTGCCTAGGCCGAACAGAGGGAAACCCTCCGAAAAACCAAAGAATATTAAGAAAACGATAAAGCGTACATTTCATTATCTCAGACCGTATAGAGGTACTTTGGTACTTGTCGTAGCTGCCATAATAGTTTCATCTGTGATGACAGTTGCCATCGGTGTTTTTCTCAAGTACCTGGTCGATGATGGAATTATGCCCTTGATTGGTGCCCAGAATCCAGATTTCAGCTATATCCTGCACCTGATCAGCGAGCTGGCATTGATTATTGCGGTAGGCATTGCCGGTATGTTCTATTATTCCAGGACGATGGTTGTCATATCGCAGGAAGTGCTCAGGACGCTGAGGAATGAAATGTTTGTCCATATGCAGAGCCTTCCTATCGGTTATTTCGATGCAAATGGACATGGCGATATCATGAGCCGGTATACCAATGATATCGATGCAATGGTCAATATGCTGAACCAAAGCCTTCCCCAGATGTTTTCTGGAAGTATCCAGGTCATTGGGGTCTTTGTTGCCATGATCGTTACCAGTTGGCAACTGACTATCGTGGTGATCCTTTCAATCCTGCTCATGCTATTTGTTACTGGCAAAGTAGGCAGTCTGTCTGGGAAATATTTTTCCAAACAGCAGGCTTCCTTGGGGGCTGAGAATGCCTACATAGAAGAATTGGTCAGCGGACAACAGGTTGTAAAGGTCTTTACTCGGGAAAAAGAAGTAGAAGCAGCATTTGATAAACTCAATGAACAATTGTGTGCCAATACAACCAATGCGAACAAATTTGCAAATATCTTTATGCCATTGGTCCAGATGTTGAGTAACTTTCAATATGCTGTAATTGCAATTGCGGGTGGATTCATGGAAATCCATGGCTTGGCAGGACTTACGTTGGGAATGATTGTAAGCTTCTTGCAATTGTCCCAGACCTTGGCAAGACCTCTTGGGCAGATGAGTCAGCAAATAAATGCAGTTGTTCAAGCGCTTGCAGGCGCTGAAAGGATTTTTGCACTTTTGGATGAAAAGGCGGAACCTGACAACGGCACGGTAATATTGGAGAATGTCTGTAAAGGCCAGTCTGGTGCTTTTCAGGCGTGTGATGAACATACTGGCCATTGGGCTTGGAAAAAGACTGAAAATGGAAAAGAATCGTTCAGACTTCTTCAGGGTGATGTAAAACTTGATGATGTATCATTTTCTTATGTACCTGGCAAACCGGTGCTCCGTCATGTAGATGTCTATGCCCATCCTGGGCAAGTTGTGGCTTTTGTCGGTTCAACAGGAGCAGGCAAGACTACCATAACCAATTTGCTTAACCGATTCTATGAGATTGAGCAGGGAGAAATTACCATAGACGGGATAGATGTCAAGGACATCAGCAAAAAGGATCTTCGACATTCTCTTGGTATGGTATTGCAGGATACAAGTTTGTTTACTGCTTCGGTCAGGGAAAATATCAGATATGGAAGGCCTGATGCTACCGATGCAGAAGTTGAGGTCGCTGCAAGACTGGCAGGGGCCGACCATTTTATCAAATTGCTTCCCCTGGGATATGAAACCATTATTTCTGGAAAGGAAAGCAATATTTCCACAGGACAGAGACAATTGTTGGCTATTGCACGGGCAGCTGTTGCCGATCCTCCCATCATGGTCTTGGACGAAGCAACAAGTAGCATAGATACTCGGACTGAAGCATTGATCCAAGCTGGTATGAACCGTCTTATGGATGGGAGGACAGTCTTTGTCATTGCCCATAGACTGTCGACTGTGCGAGGCAGTGATGTCATTATGGTCTTGGAGAATGGTCAGATCATTGAAAAGGGTACCCATGGGCAATTATTGGAAAAGAGGGGAAAATACTATCAGCTGTATACAGGGAAAGCTGTACTGACTTGA